The Aminivibrio sp. sequence GAAGCTCTAGCTATATATTTAACGCGAAAGAGGCGCCTGATTGGGAGGCAAGAGAGTTCTTGGCTCCTCTTTTCCCTGTTCGGATGCCGCTTTCAGTAACGAGAGGAGATCTTGAGGAATGGCAAAAAAAGTAATTGGGCAGATCAAGCTGCAGTTGCCTGCAGGAAAGGCTACACCGGCTCCTCCTGTGGGACCTGCCCTTGGTCAGCACGGAGTGAACATTATGGAGTTCGTGAAGCAGTTCAACGCAAAGACCGCCGATCAGGCTGGACTTATCATTCCGGCAGTAATAACGGTTTATGCGGACAGAAGCTTCACCTTCATACTGAAGACTCCCCCGGCAAGCGTGCTTTTGAAGAAGGCGGCCGGACTCGAGGCTGCATCGGGTGAACCGAACAAGAAGAAGGTGGCGACCCTCAACCGGGCCAAGGTCCGGGAGATAGCCGAGCTGAAGAAAGAGGACCTCAACTCCTACGACGTGGAAGCAGCGATGCGAATGGTCGAAGGAACCGCACGGTCCATGGGAATCGACATCGTCGATTAGTACCGAAGAAATTCGTGGGAGGCCTTCGGGCTGTTTGACCACCGGGAGGGAAAAGCAATGGCAAAGATAAGCAAGAGAATGAAGGCGGCGGTGGAAAAGATTGAAAAGGGTAAACTTTATTCAATAAAGGAAGCTATCGCTCTTTTCAAGGAAACCGCCACGGCGAAGTTTGACGAGTCCATCGAAGTTCACATCCGCCTCGGGGTCGACCCCAGGCACGCTGACCAGCAGGTCCGGAGCACTGTTGTTCTTCCCCACGGTACGGGCATTACCAAGAGAGTGCTTGTTCTTGCCCAGGGCGAGAAAGTGAAAGAAGCTGAAGAGGCCGGAGCCGATTTTGTGGGCGGTGAAGATCTTGTAGCGAAGATCTCCGGCGGATGGCTCGATTTTGATGCCGTCATCGCGACACCGGACATGATGAAGTCCGTGGGCCGCCTCGGAAAACTTCTCGGTCCAAGAGGCCTTATGCCCAGCGCCAAGACCGGTACGGTAACATTCGAGCTCAGCGATGCGGTAAAGGAGATCAAGGCAGGCCGCGTGGAGTTCCGGGTCGACAAGTTCGGAATCGTTCACAACGGCGCCGGCAAGAAGAGCTTTACGGAAGAGCAGCTTTATGATAACGTTAAGACGCTTTTCCAGGCGGTACTGAAGGCTCGTCCCGCTTCCGTCAAGGGAACCTACGTCAAGAGTTTTTCAATAGCTTCTTCCATGGGA is a genomic window containing:
- the rplA gene encoding 50S ribosomal protein L1, with the protein product MAKISKRMKAAVEKIEKGKLYSIKEAIALFKETATAKFDESIEVHIRLGVDPRHADQQVRSTVVLPHGTGITKRVLVLAQGEKVKEAEEAGADFVGGEDLVAKISGGWLDFDAVIATPDMMKSVGRLGKLLGPRGLMPSAKTGTVTFELSDAVKEIKAGRVEFRVDKFGIVHNGAGKKSFTEEQLYDNVKTLFQAVLKARPASVKGTYVKSFSIASSMGPGIRIDPAAAQKEMGGE
- the rplK gene encoding 50S ribosomal protein L11, giving the protein MAKKVIGQIKLQLPAGKATPAPPVGPALGQHGVNIMEFVKQFNAKTADQAGLIIPAVITVYADRSFTFILKTPPASVLLKKAAGLEAASGEPNKKKVATLNRAKVREIAELKKEDLNSYDVEAAMRMVEGTARSMGIDIVD